One window of Marinomonas primoryensis genomic DNA carries:
- a CDS encoding type I restriction endonuclease subunit R → MEVTSQKSINYTEEFSAKIPALSLLTNLGYTFIPPSECEALRGNTLVSDKKSTHQVVLLPVMRAFLAKQTFSFAGKEHTLSLATIDKVMHELNPAMNLGLKAANEKIYNALMYGVSVTEFIDGKKTSPTIKLIDWHNIENNQFHFTEELVVQNAEGTGNRIPDIVCFVNGLPLVVIEAKRPDSNKEGKSTNTEAISQHIRNQGQAEIPHLYAYSQLLLTVNGHDGLYATCGTPEKFWAKWKEELIPEAEFVRLKNHKLSDEQLTSLFSHRPVKVKDDYLSLVAAGDLTVTDQDRLILSLLSPERLLDMTRLFTLFDKKVGKIVGRYQQVFGIKALIERINTFDDSGAREGGVIWHTTVSGKSFTMVFLSKALIWLEELAQCRVIIVTDRVDLENQLSSTFASGGVLTDRDKKDSMATTGKRLAEQIGKGNERVIFSIINKFGSAIKHKDCYNDSPNIIVLVDEGHRSQNGENNIRMQQTLPKAAYIAFTGTPLLKDDKTENKFGKIIHSYTMQQAVEDKTVTPLLYEERIPELNVNEKAIDAWFERSTSKLSDKQKTDLKRKFSQKGQIYQTEGRIDLIAYDIADHFQNFKQQGLKGQLACDSKASAIRYKKALDKIGTVTSVVAMSAPDTREGHEAVDQESKDIVQNWWEANVNEIDEKAYTKAIIEDFSRDDGPDIMIVVDKLLMGFDEPKNTVLYIDKPLREHNLIQAIARVNRLHSKKLFGYLIDYRGILKELDTTIEKYQDLAERTQGGFDIDDLKGLYNRMDTEYKKLPGLHSDLWAIFDGVINKQDGPALRQTLAPKVQEVNGRLTDTNLRKRDDFYSTLTTFSNCMKVALQSATYFKDKSYDGSSTSGNPRDLYKRDLKAFVDLRKQVREDADDTINYDEYAEDIRSLLDKHIAGIEVKEPDGAYLIGNLGKDVKPQDISDDEARNQTDKITGRITKMITQDLKDDPYAQEYFSKMLKKTIEDARAMFDAPVKQYILFADFEQEVKDRKVADIPKDFVDDAGKLNKHAQAYFGLYKHLFDAEFLTEKALDNKKLVILAFNIDTVVKDAVAEYSINPAEIDNAIHMKLLPMLFGDLGLNNAQKLIEEVLKITRLGIARD, encoded by the coding sequence ATGGAAGTAACTTCTCAAAAATCCATCAATTACACGGAAGAATTCAGTGCGAAAATTCCTGCGCTGTCTTTACTCACAAATTTGGGCTACACCTTTATCCCACCGAGTGAATGCGAAGCACTGCGTGGCAACACTCTAGTAAGCGATAAGAAAAGCACCCATCAGGTTGTGCTGTTACCTGTAATGCGGGCTTTTTTAGCTAAGCAGACCTTTTCGTTTGCAGGTAAAGAGCATACTTTATCGCTTGCAACGATTGATAAGGTGATGCATGAGCTTAATCCTGCCATGAACTTAGGGTTAAAGGCGGCTAACGAGAAAATTTATAATGCATTGATGTATGGCGTGAGCGTTACTGAATTCATAGACGGTAAAAAAACCTCCCCCACTATTAAGCTGATTGATTGGCATAATATTGAAAACAATCAGTTTCATTTTACCGAAGAGCTTGTTGTTCAAAATGCCGAAGGCACGGGGAATCGCATCCCTGATATTGTGTGTTTTGTTAATGGCTTGCCATTAGTCGTGATTGAGGCGAAACGCCCAGACTCGAATAAAGAAGGCAAATCGACCAATACAGAAGCAATTTCTCAACACATTCGTAATCAAGGTCAAGCTGAAATTCCTCATTTGTATGCCTACAGCCAATTGCTATTAACGGTAAATGGTCATGACGGCTTATACGCCACATGTGGCACCCCAGAAAAATTCTGGGCGAAGTGGAAGGAAGAACTAATTCCAGAAGCCGAGTTCGTCAGGCTTAAAAACCATAAATTAAGCGATGAACAGCTAACCTCACTATTTAGTCATCGCCCTGTAAAGGTAAAAGATGATTACCTTTCCCTTGTTGCTGCGGGTGACTTAACGGTTACTGACCAAGATAGGCTCATTTTAAGCTTACTGAGCCCTGAGCGCCTGTTAGATATGACTCGCTTGTTTACTTTGTTTGATAAAAAAGTGGGCAAGATAGTGGGTCGATATCAGCAAGTGTTTGGCATCAAGGCACTAATAGAGCGTATTAATACTTTTGATGATTCAGGCGCACGAGAAGGCGGTGTTATTTGGCACACAACGGTGAGTGGTAAGTCGTTTACTATGGTGTTTTTATCCAAAGCGCTAATTTGGCTTGAAGAGCTAGCACAATGCCGCGTGATCATTGTCACTGACCGAGTGGACTTAGAAAACCAACTAAGCAGTACCTTTGCATCTGGCGGTGTATTAACCGACCGTGATAAAAAAGATTCCATGGCGACTACGGGTAAGCGTTTAGCCGAGCAAATAGGTAAAGGAAATGAGCGAGTTATTTTCTCGATTATTAATAAGTTTGGCTCGGCTATAAAACACAAAGACTGTTACAACGACAGCCCCAATATAATTGTGTTAGTGGATGAAGGCCATCGTAGCCAAAACGGTGAGAATAATATCCGTATGCAGCAGACGCTGCCTAAAGCGGCCTATATTGCCTTTACGGGCACGCCTTTGTTAAAAGATGACAAAACCGAAAACAAGTTCGGCAAGATCATTCACTCTTACACTATGCAGCAAGCGGTTGAAGATAAAACCGTTACGCCACTGTTGTATGAAGAGCGTATTCCTGAATTAAACGTTAACGAAAAAGCCATTGATGCATGGTTTGAGCGCAGCACCAGCAAACTGAGCGACAAACAAAAAACAGATCTGAAGCGAAAGTTTTCACAAAAAGGTCAAATTTATCAAACCGAAGGTCGTATTGATCTAATTGCATATGATATCGCCGATCACTTCCAAAACTTTAAACAACAAGGCTTAAAAGGCCAATTGGCATGCGACTCAAAAGCCTCTGCCATTCGCTACAAAAAAGCACTCGATAAAATTGGTACGGTTACATCGGTTGTTGCTATGTCGGCGCCTGATACCCGCGAGGGGCATGAGGCGGTAGATCAAGAAAGCAAAGACATTGTTCAAAACTGGTGGGAAGCAAACGTTAACGAAATAGACGAGAAAGCCTACACCAAAGCCATTATTGAAGACTTTAGCAGAGACGATGGTCCTGACATCATGATCGTGGTTGATAAGCTTCTAATGGGGTTTGATGAACCGAAGAACACCGTGTTGTATATCGACAAGCCTCTCCGAGAACATAATCTTATTCAAGCTATTGCTCGTGTAAACCGCTTGCATAGTAAAAAACTTTTTGGTTACTTAATTGACTACCGAGGCATACTCAAAGAGCTTGATACCACCATTGAGAAGTACCAAGACCTTGCCGAGCGTACCCAAGGCGGCTTTGATATAGATGACCTGAAAGGTTTGTACAACCGCATGGATACGGAATACAAAAAACTTCCGGGATTACACAGTGATTTGTGGGCGATATTTGACGGCGTTATAAACAAGCAAGATGGCCCAGCGTTGCGCCAAACATTAGCGCCAAAAGTGCAAGAGGTTAACGGTAGACTAACGGATACCAATCTTAGAAAGCGTGATGATTTTTATTCTACTCTTACTACATTCTCAAACTGCATGAAAGTAGCCCTGCAATCGGCGACGTACTTCAAAGATAAGTCATACGATGGCTCCTCAACATCTGGTAACCCACGTGACTTATATAAACGTGACTTAAAAGCTTTTGTCGATTTACGTAAACAAGTACGTGAAGATGCAGACGATACCATCAATTATGACGAGTACGCCGAAGACATTAGAAGCTTGCTTGATAAGCACATCGCTGGCATTGAAGTAAAAGAGCCGGATGGTGCGTATTTGATTGGCAACTTAGGAAAAGACGTAAAGCCGCAGGATATTAGCGATGACGAGGCTCGTAACCAAACGGATAAGATTACTGGGCGAATTACAAAAATGATTACGCAAGACTTAAAAGATGATCCTTATGCCCAAGAGTATTTTTCTAAAATGCTTAAAAAGACGATTGAAGATGCTAGAGCCATGTTTGATGCACCAGTTAAACAATACATTCTCTTTGCTGACTTTGAACAGGAAGTGAAAGATCGCAAAGTGGCTGATATTCCCAAGGATTTTGTTGATGATGCTGGCAAGTTAAATAAACATGCACAAGCTTATTTTGGTTTGTACAAACATCTATTTGATGCTGAATTCTTAACTGAGAAGGCACTGGATAATAAAAAGCTAGTCATACTTGCCTTCAATATTGATACTGTAGTGAAAGATGCGGTTGCTGAGTATTCCATTAACCCAGCAGAAATTGATAATGCTATTCACATGAAACTGTTGCCTATGTTGTTTGGTGATCTTGGCCTTAATAACGCTCAAAAGTTGATTGAGGAAGTGTTAAAGATAACCCGTTTGGGCATAGCAAGAGATTAA
- a CDS encoding Arm DNA-binding domain-containing protein, protein MGSINVRSGKLLLDFRFKGERCREQTKLTDSPANKKRAKQILDRIEAEITLGTFKYWDYFPNSKKADLFLEQKDMLTEHTAKKARKTLLFKEFAELWFDEKKIEWRNSHTLSVRSSIDVYSIPYFGDKEVGSITKADILNFRSTLAKEPKRKNSALKPASINKIMTPLRMIINEAADRYEFTSPWKGIKSLKIMKTDIDPFSLDQVNLIIQSVRRDFKNYFTVRFFTGMRTGEIDGLKWKYVDFERGQILIRETWVKGEFTYTKTDGSQREIYMSQPVYDALKAQYKMTHDQSLVFCNIDGSPLKSDTVTKRIWYPLLRLLDLKKRRPYQTRHTAATLWLASGENPEWIARQMGHTTTEMLFRVYSRYVPNLTRQDGSAFDRLLLQEHIKLTEQKSETGE, encoded by the coding sequence ATGGGAAGCATTAACGTTAGAAGCGGTAAGTTACTATTGGATTTTCGTTTTAAGGGTGAGCGCTGTCGTGAGCAGACTAAACTGACGGATTCTCCTGCGAACAAGAAGCGAGCTAAGCAAATTCTTGATCGTATAGAGGCTGAAATCACATTGGGTACATTTAAGTATTGGGATTATTTTCCAAACAGCAAAAAAGCGGATTTGTTTCTAGAACAGAAGGATATGTTGACTGAACATACTGCAAAAAAGGCAAGAAAAACGCTTTTATTCAAAGAGTTTGCAGAGCTTTGGTTTGATGAGAAAAAGATCGAGTGGAGAAACTCGCATACACTTTCAGTGAGAAGTAGCATTGATGTGTATTCAATACCTTATTTCGGTGATAAAGAAGTCGGCAGCATCACAAAAGCAGACATACTAAATTTTCGTTCAACTCTCGCCAAAGAACCCAAACGGAAAAATAGTGCTCTTAAGCCTGCATCAATCAACAAGATAATGACGCCTCTCCGAATGATTATTAATGAAGCCGCCGACCGATACGAGTTTACCTCTCCTTGGAAGGGAATTAAATCGTTAAAGATCATGAAAACAGACATAGATCCATTTTCTTTGGATCAAGTGAATTTGATTATTCAGTCGGTGAGAAGGGACTTTAAAAACTATTTCACAGTGCGTTTCTTTACGGGAATGCGTACAGGCGAAATTGATGGTCTTAAGTGGAAGTACGTCGATTTTGAAAGGGGACAGATTTTGATTCGTGAAACCTGGGTAAAAGGAGAGTTCACTTACACTAAAACAGACGGCTCGCAGCGTGAGATTTATATGTCTCAGCCAGTTTATGACGCATTAAAAGCGCAATACAAAATGACACATGATCAGAGTCTAGTGTTTTGCAATATTGATGGTAGCCCTCTTAAGAGTGACACAGTTACGAAACGTATTTGGTATCCATTGTTAAGGCTATTAGATCTCAAGAAACGTCGTCCTTATCAGACGCGTCATACAGCGGCTACGCTTTGGTTAGCGTCGGGTGAAAACCCAGAATGGATTGCTCGTCAGATGGGTCATACCACGACGGAAATGTTATTTCGTGTGTACTCACGGTATGTTCCGAATTTAACCCGACAAGATGGTTCAGCCTTTGATCGTCTATTGTTGCAAGAACACATAAAGTTAACCGAGCAAAAATCTGAGACTGGAGAATAA
- the rhuM gene encoding RhuM family protein, translating to MTNELILYTTDDGQSQFVLRTLDGNVWLTQLEIAQLYQTSKQNISKHVKSVLAENELAEAAVVNSKLTTAADGKEYLTQLYALPMIIAIGYRVRSTRGTQFRQWATRTLGEYLTKGFAMDDERLKDPKWDYFDELLERIRDIRSSEKRFYQKIRDLLTLSEDYRINEEDTGLLFAEVQNKLFYATTGYTAAELIVARANPDLPNMNLTSFAGNRVRKADIIIAKNYLQENELEQLNRLVNMFLEFAEFRAKNKQQLTFEDWRKYVDNFMVFNEQPLLKNAGGISRSRMEEITARHYEKFDQNRKIAEVKAEDESEIEALEVLQKRLQKKETK from the coding sequence ATGACAAACGAACTCATTCTTTACACGACTGATGATGGACAGTCACAGTTTGTGCTACGTACGCTTGACGGTAATGTGTGGCTCACACAACTTGAAATAGCGCAGCTATATCAAACCAGCAAGCAGAATATTAGCAAGCATGTAAAAAGTGTATTAGCAGAGAATGAGCTGGCTGAGGCAGCAGTTGTCAACTCTAAGTTGACAACTGCTGCTGATGGTAAAGAGTACCTTACTCAGTTATATGCGCTGCCGATGATCATCGCCATCGGCTATCGTGTGCGCTCTACTCGCGGCACGCAATTCCGACAATGGGCAACCCGAACCCTAGGTGAGTACCTGACCAAAGGGTTCGCCATGGACGACGAACGACTCAAAGATCCCAAATGGGATTATTTTGATGAGTTGCTTGAACGTATCCGCGACATACGTTCGTCAGAAAAGCGCTTTTATCAAAAAATTCGAGATTTGCTAACCCTGTCCGAAGATTATCGTATCAATGAAGAGGACACAGGTTTGTTGTTCGCAGAAGTACAAAACAAACTCTTTTATGCCACTACAGGATACACCGCGGCTGAATTAATTGTGGCGCGCGCCAACCCTGATTTACCGAATATGAATCTCACCAGTTTTGCCGGTAATCGAGTACGCAAAGCGGATATCATTATTGCAAAAAACTACCTTCAAGAAAATGAACTTGAACAACTAAATCGCCTTGTAAATATGTTCCTAGAATTCGCCGAGTTTAGAGCCAAAAATAAACAGCAGTTGACCTTTGAAGATTGGCGGAAATATGTAGACAATTTTATGGTTTTCAACGAGCAACCTTTATTAAAAAATGCAGGTGGTATTAGCCGTTCTAGAATGGAAGAAATCACCGCTAGACATTATGAAAAATTTGATCAAAATCGCAAAATAGCCGAAGTAAAAGCGGAAGATGAATCAGAAATTGAAGCATTAGAAGTACTACAAAAACGACTTCAGAAAAAAGAAACGAAATAA
- a CDS encoding helix-turn-helix domain-containing protein: protein MIKCHLSKIMGEKKLKISDVSNETGINRGTITRLYHETAVRVEFEVLEQLCNYLGCGIEDLLEIQKDEE from the coding sequence ATGATAAAATGTCACTTATCTAAAATTATGGGTGAAAAGAAACTCAAAATTTCAGACGTTTCTAATGAGACAGGAATTAATAGAGGAACTATTACGCGCCTATATCATGAGACAGCAGTGCGCGTAGAGTTCGAAGTACTGGAACAGCTATGTAATTACTTAGGATGTGGAATCGAAGACTTACTAGAAATACAAAAAGATGAAGAGTAA
- a CDS encoding putative quinol monooxygenase gives MTIELVLVANIRAHSGKSAALKAALEALLVPTRAEVGCLQYDLHQNNKTPGAFVYFERWTDYDVWQDHMKTDHIKTFLEVTKDVIAEFDVTELHKIG, from the coding sequence ATGACCATTGAACTCGTACTCGTCGCCAACATTCGCGCGCACTCTGGCAAAAGCGCGGCCTTAAAAGCCGCTTTAGAAGCTTTATTGGTGCCAACCCGCGCGGAAGTGGGTTGTTTGCAATATGACCTTCATCAAAATAACAAGACTCCGGGAGCGTTCGTCTACTTCGAACGTTGGACCGACTACGATGTGTGGCAGGACCATATGAAAACGGATCATATCAAGACGTTTTTAGAAGTAACCAAAGACGTTATTGCAGAATTTGATGTGACTGAATTGCATAAGATAGGCTAA
- a CDS encoding GIY-YIG nuclease family protein, whose amino-acid sequence MHNNKRPRTIQIFLPTGDPAGIRTAEQTTSIIRLIEVPRSDIAEFVKMPESKQVGLYFLVSGDNKDELYIGQSGDVGSRLMQHYKDEKKDWERALVLVSLTNNLTQTHVLYLESLSIEKARQCQRYELLNGNGGQKPYTPIPLKADCDEIHEIGSLLLATLGYPIFEPLTELSTTKTEQVFSCSRTGVDAKGIYTNEGMVVLKDSFAPMITKRKTEQRFYDKRDQLLAKGVIAQQGDRFVFQRDYLFPTPSGASMFLLLASSNGWVDWKTEQGVTLHEYQGRTIESASAQVSSVS is encoded by the coding sequence ATGCACAACAATAAGCGACCTCGCACCATTCAAATTTTTCTCCCCACTGGCGACCCAGCGGGTATTCGCACTGCAGAGCAGACCACCTCGATTATTCGCTTAATTGAAGTGCCACGTAGTGATATAGCTGAGTTTGTAAAAATGCCGGAATCTAAGCAAGTTGGGTTGTACTTTTTAGTCTCAGGCGATAATAAAGACGAGCTGTATATTGGCCAGTCTGGTGATGTCGGCAGCCGATTGATGCAGCACTATAAAGATGAGAAAAAAGATTGGGAGCGAGCGCTGGTGTTGGTGTCGCTTACCAATAATTTAACGCAAACCCATGTGCTGTATTTGGAATCTCTATCGATAGAAAAAGCCAGACAGTGCCAACGTTATGAACTGCTCAATGGTAATGGTGGGCAAAAGCCTTACACGCCAATTCCGCTTAAAGCCGATTGTGATGAAATTCATGAAATTGGCAGCTTATTGTTAGCAACCCTTGGCTACCCCATTTTTGAACCACTCACCGAGCTGTCTACTACCAAAACCGAACAAGTGTTCTCTTGCAGCCGCACAGGGGTTGATGCCAAAGGCATATACACCAACGAAGGCATGGTGGTATTAAAAGATTCATTCGCCCCTATGATCACCAAGCGCAAAACTGAACAACGATTTTATGATAAACGCGACCAACTATTAGCCAAAGGAGTAATTGCACAACAAGGCGATCGCTTTGTATTTCAGCGTGACTATTTGTTCCCCACCCCCAGTGGTGCCTCAATGTTTTTATTATTAGCCAGTTCTAATGGTTGGGTTGACTGGAAAACAGAGCAAGGCGTGACATTACATGAATATCAAGGTCGCACAATTGAGTCAGCCAGTGCGCAGGTAAGTAGCGTAAGCTAG